From the genome of Pseudonocardia sp. EC080619-01:
GCGATCCCGGACAGCGTCGGCGCCGTCCGCAGCGGGACCACCTCCACCATCGAGATCACCGTGCTGGAGCGCACGACCCCGGTGCAGCCGAGCAGCCTGCCGGTGATCCGGTGCAGGTCGGCGTTGTCCGCGGCGACGACGCGGACGTGCAGGTCGCCGTCCCCGGTGATCGCGTGCATCTCGCACACCTCGGGCACCGCGGCGATCTCGGCGATCGTCGCGTCGGCGTCCCCCTGGCTGATGGCCAGCGTCAGGAACGCGAGCACCGGGAGCCCGGCGTGCGCGGGCCGGACGCGCACGCTCGGCGGGGCGAGGGCGCCGTCGGCATCGAGCCTGCGCAGCCGTGCGTGGACCGTGTTGCGGGCCAGGCCCAGGCGCTCGGCGAGGGCCACGACGGTCGCGCCGGGGTCGTCGTCGAGCGCGAGGAGGATCCGGGCGTCGGTCCCGTCCAGAGGGCGCACGATGACCATCTCCTGTTCATGCCTCGCCGTAGGATGACGCATTCTGCGCAGTCGATCGGTCGAGTATTGCGCAGAGCGATGCACCGTCGTCAGCTGGGGTCATGCAGACCGTGACCGTTGCGCAGTACCTCGCCCGCCGGCTGGGCGAGCTGGGCGTCGAGCACCTGTTCGGTGTTCCCGGCGACTTCAGCCTCACCCTGCTCGATCACATGCTCGCCGAGGGACGCCAGGAGTGGGTCGGGTCCCCGAACGAGCTGGGCGCGGGATACGCCGCGGACGGCTACGCCCGCACCCGGGGCATGGCCGCGATGGTCACGACGTTCGGCGTCGGCGAGCTCAGCGCGATCGACGCGGTCGCGGGCGCCTACGCCGAGAACGTGCCGCTGGTCCAGATCACCGGCGTTCCGCCCACGACGTCCGCCGCCGCGGGACGGCTGCTGCACCACACGCTCGGCGACGGCGACTTCGGCCGTTTCGCCCGCGCCTACGCCGAGGTCACCGCCGCCGGTGCCGTCCTGACCGCCCGGGACGCCGCGGAGCGGATCGACGACGTCCTGGCCACCGCGGTCCGCGAGCTGCGTCCGGTCTACCTGGCCGTACCGGTCGACGTCGCCACCGCACTGGTTCTCGCACCGGCGGCCCCGCTCCCGCTCACCGCGACGGACGAGCGCGCGGTCGGCCGGTTCCGGTCCGCCGCCGCCGACCTGCTCGGCGGGGCCCGCAGCGCCGTCCTGGTGGCCGGCCACCTCGTGGAGCGCTCCGGCGCCGTCGACCGGTTCGCCCGGCTGGTCGACGCGGCCGCCTCCCCGGTCGTCACCCTGGTCTCCGCCCGCGGCGCCGTCGACCCCGGCTCGCCGCACTTCGCGGGGGTCTACTGCGGAACGATCGGTGCCAAGCGGGCGATCCTCGCCGTCGACACCGCGGACGTCGTGATCGAGGCCGGGACGCTGATGGCCGACGCCGTGACCGGGATGTTCTCGCACCGCGACGATCCCGCCCACACCATCCACCTGGGCCTGCACGGCGCCACGGTGGCCGGGTCGCGGATCGACGGCGTGCCGTTCGCGACCGCTCTGGACGTGCTGACCGAACTGGTCGACGGCGCTGCGCTGCGCCGCGACCTGCCCGACACCGCTCCGGAGGGCCCCGAGGCCGGTCCGGCGCTCGACCAGGCGACGCTGTGGGCGCACCTGGAAGGCTGGTTCCCGCACGGGCACCGGCTGGTCACCGACATCGGCACCACGTTCTGGGGCGCGGCCGGGATCACGCTGCCGGCAGGCTCCGACGTCGTCGCGCAGCCGGTGTGGTCGTCGATCGGCTACGCGCTGCCCGCCGCGCTGGGCTGCGCCGTCGCCGACCCGGAACGACGACCGGTGCTGGTGATCGGTGACGGTGCCGCCCAGATGACGGTGCAGGAGCTCAGCACGCTCGCGCGGCTGCCGCAGCCGCCGGTCGTGATCGTCGTCGACAACTCCGGCTACACGATCGAACGCGCTCTGCAGAGCCCGGCGGCGGTCTACAACGACGTCGCCCCATGGGACTGGTGCGCGCTCGCCCGTGCGTTCGCGCCCGGCGTGCCGATGGTGACGGCCGAGCCGGCGACGCCCGGCGAGCTGGACGAGGCCCTGGCCGCGGTGTCCTGTTCACCGGACAGCCTGGTCGTGCTGCACGTGCGGACCGATCCGCTCGACCTGCCCGCCGGACTGCGCGGTCTGGCCGACAACTACCACGGGCGCTGAGACGCCGAGGAGGGTCGGCGCAGCGCCCCGGGCGCGCGGTCATGCACTGCGCCGCGTCCCCGGCGGGCTGGTGCGAGAGCACCTCATGCACTCGTTCGAGGAAGGTCCGGGAGTGAGCCGGCCTCGTGCGAGGTGAACGTGCGCCATGCTCGCCCGATGGGCCGTATCGACTACTTCCAGGACTCTGACGCCCCGCAGGCGAACAGCGTCGTCCCGTCCACCACCGCCGCGGTGCGGGACGACCGTGGGCACCTGCTCATGATCCACAAGGTCGACAACGACAAGTGGGCTCTTCCGGGCGGCGGCATGAATCTGGGTGAGTCGATCTCCGAGGCCGCCGTCCGCGAAGTTGCCGAGGAGACCGGCCTGACCGTCGAGATCACCGGGCTCGTCGGCATCTACACCGACCCCGGCCACGTCATGGCCTACGACGACGGCGAGGTCCGCCAGGAGTTCTCCGTGTGCTTCCACGCCCGGCCCACCGGCGGCACGCTGCGCGAGGACGGCACCGAGACGAAGGCGGCGAAGTGGGTCGATCCTGCCGACATCCCCGACCTGACCATCCACCCGTCCATGCGCCGGCGGATCGACGACGCCCTCCGTGGCGATTCCACGCCGCGGATCAGCTGAGCCGCGCTCGTTCGAGGTGCCGTGTGGTCCGGTCGATTGCGGCCTCGATCGAGGTTCGCGCCGTCGTCATCGCCCGGGCGACCGCGGAGTCCGGCTCGTAGCGCTCCAGGATCTCGTCGAGCCGTTCCGGGTAGCTCATCCGCTGACCTCCCGGCCCGGTGGTCATGTCCGCAGTCCAGAGTGCATCGGCCACTGGCGAGCGTTCGCGCTCCCAGCGGGCGAGGCGGTCGCCGAGACCGCGCTCTGCCACTTCGTAGGACGCTGCCGAGTGGTGGGCGACCAACGCGCACAAGCGCTCCGGGTAGCCCTCGCGCTCCAGGTGCGCCGCGCCGTCGACCTGTTGGCTCCCGGCGTCCCGGACGGCGGGGGAGTAGCCGATGTCGTGCAGCCACGCCGCGACCACCAGTAGCTCTCGGCCGTCGTCGGTGACGGCAGGGGGCACACTGCCGCAGGCCGCGACGTGGACCGGGACGCTGCGCGTCACTGACCCGGGCGTCAACATGAGTGAGCAACCGCCGAAGGTCGACACGGTCGGCGGCACGTCGACCGTGCGGTTCGATTCCGGCGACGGCACTCTTGCGGTGGATGGCGGGTGCCGGCCGCGCTGTGGACCGAGGAGCGCGACCCGACATACGAGAAGTGCGTCGCTCAACTCGAGGTGCGGCCCCGCGTCAGCATCTTTTGATGCTCGCTTTTTGCAAGCACTAGCAAGTGCTCTCCGTGGCGGCGATCGAACATAATGACCATTCTCGGCTCGACCGACCTGGGCGAACACGACCCGTGGGTGCTATCCGCGCTGCAAGTACTCGAAATATCCGATCATCCGCTTGCCGCTGGATGGTCATCCAGCCATGCGGACTGGCCACAGCGCGACGCGCGCAGCAGTGCTGCAAATACGCGACCACGATCTACTTCGTGACCACTTCAACCGCCATTCGGTTGATCTGCGCTACGGCGAACAAGATCATTGGTACTTGCAGCTATCATGCAGCAGACCAGATGTGTGACGCGCTTATGTGTGATCCGCCTGCATTGACGCGAATAGCTGGCTCGTGCTTGTATTGTCGAGCTTCGGATTTCCCCAGTGTGGCGAAGCTCCGAGTCGCACGTTCCGCGCGCGATTTCGGTCCGATCCCTGCGATCACCTCTGATTCGTAGGGTGCCCATCTAGTTTGGAGTCGCGTCATGACCACCACCGAGAAGCCGTCCAACTCCAGCATCGATATCTCCGACGTCGTCGCACTGGTCAACACCGAGGAGGTGGAGGACTCCGCTATTCGGGTCGACCGTCTTCTCACGGATCAGAGTGTCAACCGCCAGCCGATGAACATGGTTGCATTCGACTAATCGGCGATACGAGGTTCGAGAGGAAGCGAGGAGCTGGATGTACTATCTTTACGGTGACGACGAGATCATCCAGAATGTCTTCCGTTTGTCGCGCTCAGGTAACACAGGGGCGGTGACCACCCTTGGCGACCTGCGAGAGCAGTACCTCCGCTTCCTCTCGGACCCTCGCTTCGAGGCGCCAGTCAACCACTCCGATGATGTGTTCATCACTGACCCGGCGACGGCCGATGCGATCGCCCGTGCGTACTCGGGGGGTAACCTGAACGACCTCGATCAGAGCACGATCATCGGTGACGCGTTCACGCCTGAGGAGCACGCGAAGCGTATCGCACAAGTACGCCCAGCGATCGATCGAATTGCAGATCGGGATGCCACTCTGCATGCGATGTTTGAGCTAGTGATCCACTCGATCTTCATCAAGAAGACAAACCGTGTCAGCGACGGATCCGCCGCGCACGGTGGCTCGTCGAGCAATGCGATCGGGTCCATCTGGCTCTCGCTGAACGACGATCTGTCGACCGATGACATCTGCGAGCTGCTCATTCACGAGCTAACTCATCACCTCCTGTTTATCGACGAATATTGCCATTACCACTTCGAGTACTCACTCATCGGCGAACCCGCAAATTTCGCACAGTCCGCTATTCGGAAAAGCAAGCGACCGCTCGACAAGGTCGTCCATAGCATCGTCGTCGCCGCAGAGCTGGTCAGCGCGCGCTCTGCGATACTGGATGAGGGCGCCTGCACCCCCCGGAAGGTTCATCCTGATACCCCTACAGTAATCAGCGCAACGATCGACGCTTGCGACAGCGTCCTCGCACTTTCGAACCTGCCTGAGCTGGTGTCAGATCGGACCGTCGATCTGGTTAATCGGTCGAAGCGTAGATGTCTCGACGCGCGCTCAGCTACTGCTCTCGTGGAGGAGGCGTGACGATGGCTATCCCTGAGTATGATGCGCTGGTGGAATGCGCCGAGCGCATCAGCAACGAATGAGGACGCAGCGGGCGAGACCTCGATGATTTCCCGGAAATCGTATTAGATCTTACCCGCAACCTTGATCTCAGGTACTTTGGCGACCTCACGAACCTGTACCGGGTCGGCATGGATCCTGCCGTGGGTGATCTCCAGCAGCCTTCGACGTTTTCCGACTTGTATTTCAAGCTATATGACGATGGTCACTACTGGGTGGAAGTCCTTAACTGGTGGGCCAGTGATCTGAATATCCACGACCACGATTTCTCCGGTGTACAGTTTCAGCTATCGGGCAAGTCACTGGATGTCACCTTCAAGTTCCAGGGTGACGACATTCAGGAAGGTGTGCAGCCGGGGCGATTTGATATCAACCAGGCGACAGTCTGGACTCCGGGGACTGCATCAGTTGTTCTGCCAGGTGACGCCGCGCCGCACTCTGTCTGCCATCTGAACCTGCCTACCGTCAGCCTTCTCTTCCGCACCTATCCGGTGGCCGAGCTCGGGCCCCAACGCAACTACTTCCCGCCGGATGTGCGTGGCAGCTACAAGGTGGCGACGACGGCGATGCGAACTCGCCTGAAGATCATGCGCATGCTCTCACGGTCTGACCCGGATGCATTTCGCGAGGCGTTCCGGGGCACTACACAGGGCCAGACTGTGCAGGCAAACTTGTTCACCGTTATCAAGATGACCGACATCCTGTTCACTCCGCAGTATTCTGCGCTGCTGGCAGAGTTGGCGAGTAGCGATGTCCTGCTCGGTGATGTTGTTGTGAACGCGGGAGCGCACTACCGATCAACAGATTTTCTTAAGGCCCTCATGAAGGAGCGGCCGGGATCTGGCAGCCTCGGGGATGGCTCGGTCAGCATCGCGGCACTGGCCAGCAGCTGGGACGAGCACAGCCTCAACATGATCCTCAGTCAACTGTCGGATGCGGGGTGGAAGACCGATGTCGGTGGGGCGCTCAGTCGAGCAGTCGGCGACGGCTCACTCGCCGGCGCAGGCGACGCCGACCGGATCCTCAGACGGTACGGGCTCACGATGGCCGACGTGTAAACACCCGCCGAGGCCGAGCTGTTCCGCGTTGGCACGCGGTATCCGTGGCTCGGTTAGTATTCCAACTGAGCAAGGAGGCAAAGCGGCGTTAGGGCGGGGGCAGTGGCGTGCGATCGGCGATAGAAGTGCGCGTCGTCACGACGTCGGCCGCCACAAACCTCTCTGATGGGATTCTCAGGCTGGCCCTGCCTCTGTTGGCGATCCGCTCCGGAGCTAGCCCATTCGAGGTCTCCCTGCTGGTGGGTGCGCTGCTCGCTCCTTGGCTTCTGGGAAGCCTGCTGGCCGGCGTTGTCATCGATCGCTCACGCAAGTCTTCCCTGATCAGAGCGTCGAACGCGATTCGAGCGGTGGTGCTGGCCGGGCTACTGGTCGGCGTAGTGATGACCAGTGCTGCGCCACCACTGCCGCTGCTGCTCACAGTCGCTCTGATGTGTGGATTCTCGGAGATCTTCTCTGACCTCAGTGCGCAGAGCGCGGTCCCGCAGATCGTCTCGGACGAGCGTCTGGACTCTGTCTACGGAAGAGTCTCGGTAGTCCAGAACACCAGCAACACCCTCGTAGGTCCGGCATTGGGTGGGCTTCTGTTCAACTGGAGTCCACCAATGGCGCTGGTGTTCGTGATCGTGAGCTACCTGTCGGCAGTGGCCATCTTCCCCACGACCCCCGCGAGCGAACGCCGGGCAACTCGCGGTGTCGCGGCGTTTGCGAAGGAAGTCGGCGGTGGCTTGGCAGCCATCAGGGCCGACTCATGGCTGGTACGTGCCGTCACCGCTGTCGGTGCGATGAACTTCGCCTCCGGTGCCAGTCTGGCGGTCCTCGTCTCCTACGCGGTATCGGCGGAAGGGCTGAGACTCAGTAGCGTCGAGTACGGCCTCCTTCTTGGGTGCTCCGGCGTGGGCTCGGTCCTCGGCGGACTCCTCGTGAGTGGCGTGATCAAGCGGACCGGCGCAACCGCTGCTGTGATGATTGGTGCGCTCGCACTGACTGTGAACATCGGCGCGCCGTCAGTCTCCACGAATCCGTTCGTCATCGGAGCACTCATGCTCCTGTGCAGCGCAGCTGGCATGCTCTTCGCGATCCAGGTGATATCCGCAAGGCAGCGGCGCGTCCCTGCCGACCTTCGAGGGCGTGTCAATGCCGCATTCCAGCTCGTCGGTCTAGGGTCTGCCCCACTCGGCGCGATCGCCGGTGGCGCGGCGGCATCACTCGTCGGGCAACGGCCGATCTTCATCCTGTTCGCCGCTGCTGCCGCCACCATCGTCCTTATCGCACGTCCCTGGAGACTGAACGAGGTCCCAGCGCCCAACGTCGAGACGATCGCCGACGAGAGCCGTTGACCACGCACAGATTCGTTCGTGGCAGGTCGAGCAGGCACGGGCGGAGGCCCGTGTCGCCGGAGCCCACGGCCCCTGCCTGCTCAACTTGTGCTGGCGGTTGGTCTGCGGCGCCGTCGTGATGCTGGCCTCATCGAGGTCGTAGCTGGCGCTTTGCGGAGCGTTTGGAAGTGAGCCCGAGAAGTTCCCGCCGGATGTCCAGGTCACAAGCGTTCTGCTTGGCTTCACGGGCTTCGAGATAGACCTCGAGCACTCCGTGCCTGTCCAGTTCCGGGAGGACACGGGCCAGGCAGAGCCGCCGACGTCGCTCGGAGCCGGCGTTGATGTCGACTCTGATCACGATCAGATGCAGTGCAGGTAGGTCGGCGATGGCGTCAGTGAGCAGCCTGCGCCGTGAGCGGTCCTCGTCGTACCGGTGGAGCTTGCGCTGCCCTCACAGCCGCAACGCCGCGACCGTGGCGCATCCCCGCGTGACTGGTTCGGATCGTCTGGGTGGTCCAAAGCACGGCATGGTTGCGTTTGTCCAGGTCTTGCGGCCTCCTGGCCCTCCAGGATGGACCGGGGACTTGGCACCTTTCATAGCGATGATGTCGACGGTGAGTGCTTTCGATCTGCGCTGGAGACGGTGGTCGGCTGGTCTCGACTCATTGCTGACCGTTCCGCGACGGATGGAGATTCGCCACCTTCTGCTCGAGCTGATCTTCGAGCTCGTCGATCGTCACGGACGGGGAAGCCGCCAGCGCGTCGCGAAGGCGCTCCGCGGACCAGCCGACCCGCCTGGCCGCGCGGAGAAAGTGAAGGTCGGACATGGCGACCGTGTATCGCTCGGAGACGATGACTCGCAGCCACTCGTCAAGGACGTCGTCCGGAGGCGGAGGAGAGGTGCTCCGCTCGACCAGCAACAGCATCATCGTCAGATCGTTCGTCGCTCGGTCGGCCACCTCCGGACGTCCGATGGCGGTTGCCCAGCCTGCCAGCAGTGGACTGCCGTCCTCGGTCATCGGTCACTCCTCGTGGACGCCGGTGGGGAGCTGAAGGATCCGGTCTGCACGTGCGCAACGACGCGGGCGTGAGCCCGACAGAGTGTGAGGGAGTCGGGCTTCCTGCGAGTGACTTCTCGCCGATCGTCACTTCTGTCGATCCGGCCCGCCGCCGACTAACGAACGCCCGGTTGCGCCGGATGGACGTGCATGACTACTCCGAACTCCCCGCAGCCGACCCCCTACGAGCTGGCCCAGTGGCAGCAGTACCAGGCGTGGCAGCAGCACCAGGCCTGGCAGCAGCACCAGGCCGCCGCGCGTTCCGAGTCCGCCCGCAAGCTCGCCGGCTGGGCCATCGCCTGCGGCGGGCTCGGCTTGCTGGTGTTCGGCATCGTCCTCGGTCCGATCGCCTTCGCGCTGGGGCTCACCGCGTACAACCAGCTCCTGCCGGGGCAGCGCGGCAAGAACGACGCGGTCGGGGCGATGGTCCTCGGCGTGATCGACATCTTCGCGTTCTTCGTGATCATGGCGATGCTCTGATCTGCGGCGCGACAGGCACACTCCTGATGCCCCGTCGGCGGACAGGTCCACCACTGAGCAGCGGTGAGCAGCGGTCACCCCGCAGCGCACTGCGGCGGGGGATCGTTCGTCGTCAGGGGGTGTCGATCGTCAGCCACTCCGCGCTCAGGGAGTCGAGGAAGTCCTGCGCGTCGAACGCCTCGCCGGGCGCCAGGACACCCCGCTCCTGCGCCCGGCCGTCCAACAGTCGCACGACCGCCTCGACGAGGAGCGGCGCGGTGACCGCGTAGATGTCCCGGCCGGTCGCCGCGATGCGGCGGTCCTCCCGGCCGCGCCGGACGACGACGTCGACCACGAACACCTGCGCCGAGCGCCTGTGCTCGTCGACGGCCTGCGGCGCCGAGGTCGCCGGATCACGGACGTCCCCGAGCGCGACCGAGGCCAGGTAGTTCTCGATCCGGGTCGCCGGCAGGTGGCGGGCCATCGTGACGATCTCGCTGAACGGCACACCGACCACGGTCTGCGTCCCGATCGGGGCCGGGAACACCCATTCCCGTTCGGGGGCCGGAGCGGGTGCGGGGACCAGCTGCCCGCCGTCGACGACGAGCCGTGTGGCCGTGTTGCGCTCGCCGGTGATCCGCGTGCCCCTCGTCGGCCACCACCGGTCGAGGCCGATGCCGACGGTCACCGCGTCGATCGTGTCCCATCCCGTCGTCGCGGCGGTGGCGAGCAGGTCGGCCAGCCCGCCGTAGAACGACATCGCCGGCACCACCGCCACGTCCGGCGCGGCACCGGGGGCTCCGTACGCGTCGTACAGGCCCTGCACCGCAGCCTGCTCGGCCGCGACGTCCAGGTAGTGCGCTCCCGCGCGGACGGCGGCGTCCGCCAGCGGGCGGGCCGTGTCGAGGAACGGGCCGGCGACGTTCACGACCGCCGAGACCCCTCGTACTGCGGCGTCCAGCGCGGCCGGATCGTCGACCGACGCCGGCCGTACCTCCGACCCCGGGACCTGCGCCCCGAGCTCGTCCAGGGCCGTCGTGCTCCGTCCGGACAGGACGGGCACCAGGCCGCGCCGCACCAGTTCCGCGACCACGAACCGTCCCGTGTGGCCGTACGCCCCGTAGACCAGAACTCTGCTCTCCATGCGTCCACCTCACCAGCGCAGAGGGGTTCGTTCGAGTGTCTGATCCGACGACGTACGTACACTTTCGGACATGCACACCCTGGGGCTCGCCCTCCACCAGGACTCGATGCTCTACGAGACGGCGATCGCGTCGGAGGTCTTCGGGGTCGACAGGTCCGAGCTGTCGGCGACGGGTGAGTGGTACGACGTCGTCGTCTGCACCCCGAACGGGGTCGCCCCCGGCTGGTTCCCCGGCGCCGAGGTCCAGGACTTCGCAGCGCTGAGCCGGGTCGACACCGTCCTCGTCCCGTCCACGTCCGTTCTCGACCGCGAGCCGGACGCGGAGCTCCTTTCCGCCCTCCGGGCCGCGTACGAACGGGGCGCGCGGATCGCCGCCCTGTGCACCGGCTCGTTCGTGCTCGCGGCGGCCGGTCTGCTCGACGGCCGCCCGGCGACCACGCACTGGATGCACGCCGCCGAGCTCGCGGACCGTCATCCCCGTGTCGACGTGCGGGCGAACGTCCTCTACGTCGACGACGGGCAGGTCCTCACGTCGGCGGGCAAGACCGCGGCACTCGACCTCTGCCTGCACCTCGTCCACCTCGACCACGGCACTGCCGCGGCGAACGGGCTGGCGCGCACGCTCGTCGTCCCGTCGCACCGCCCCGGCGGCCAGCAGCAGTTCATCGTCGCGCCGGCCGATCCCGTCGTGACCGACGAGCTCGCTGCGGCGCTGGACTGGGCGCGCACCCGTCTCGACCAGCCGATCACGGTGCAGGGGCTTGCCGATCGGGCCCGGCTCAGCAGCCGGCAGCTCGCCCGGCGGATGCTGGCCGAGCTCGGTGTCGCCCCGCTGACCTGGCTCCACGACCAGCGGATCCGCCGTGCGCAGGACCTCCTCGAACGTACCGGCGCCTCCGTGGAGGAGATCGCCACACGCTGCGGCATGGGCACCGCGGCGACGCTCCGGCGGCGGTTCCGGCACTCCCTCGGCGTCAGCCCGACGGCCTACCGGGCCGCCTTCCGGAGCTCCCACGAGCTCTGCCCGAGCCCCGGCTGAGGCCGACGGCGCCTGCGGGCTCAGGGCGTGGACGACGTCCCTGGTCGGTGGGCCGGGCCGGGGAGGCGTGCGATGTCGGCCAGCCACTTCTTGAGCAGCACCGTCTCGGGGGCGGCGAGGACCGTGTTGTCGTCCGGCAGCGCGAGAAGGGTCGCCGCCGCCCGGGCGAGGTGGGGCTCCTCCGCCGGATGGTGGGCGGGCCGGCTGCCGCCGGTGACGGCCGCGATGGTGGCCTCGCGCATGTCGGCCGACAGCCCCGGGTCGGGACGGGCGGTGATGATCTGTTGCAGGGTGACGCCGATGTTGGCCGCGAGGATGTGGGCCGCGGCCCGGTCCGGCTCGACGGCGAGGCGGCCGCGGGCGGCCGCCTCCCGGGTCAGACCCAGGAGGATCGTGGTGGGCCGTTCCTGTGCCGCGGGTCGCCTGCCCGGCGTGACCTGGCCGTACATCAGGGCGTAGAAGCCGGGGTTGGCGATGCCGAACGCGACGTGGGCGTCCCAGCCGTCGCGGATGTCCTGGATCGGGTCGCCGCTGGACTCGTGCTCCTGCTTGGCGGACAGGTACTGCTCGAACCCGTGCTCGACGACGGCGTCGAGCAGCCCCTCCTTGCTCCCGAAGAAGTGGTAGAGCGTGGGCAGCCGGACACCGCCGGCGTCGCAGATCGCACGCAACGGGACGGTCTCGCCCGGGGACGCCGCGATCAGGTCGGCAGCGGCGCGCAGCAGCCGGTTCCTGGTCCCGCCGGGGGGTTCGTGTCCCACGACTCCACCTTAGGTCGACCGGGTCGGGTCACTGCCGCGGCGTCGTGGCCGGGTGCGTGCCCCGGTGTGGTTCGCACACGCGCCCGGCCACGACGCTCAGCACCGGCGACGGCGCCGCGACCCGCTCAGCGGGTGGTGTAGCCGCCGTTGGCGAAGATCGTCTGGCCGGTGATCCACCAGCCCTCGGTCGCCAGGAACCGCACGATGGGCGCGATGTCCTCGATCCGGGTGAGCTGGTTGCCCATGGCCATCGACCGGTGGAACTCGACCCGCTCCGGGGTCTCCTGGGGGTAGAAGAACGGGGTGTCCATCGGGCCCGGGGCCACGCTGTTGACCGAGATCCCGCGCTCGGCGAACTCCTTGGCCGCGGCACGCGTGAAGTGCTCGACCGGGGACTTGCCACCGGCGTAGGTGGAGTAGCCGTCGGTGAACGCCGCCAGCAGCGCGGTCACGATGGTGACGATCTTGCCGTTGTCGGCGAGGTTGCGGCCGGCCTCCTTGATGAAGAAGTAGGCCGCCTTCGAGTTGATGTCGAACATCGAGTCGTACTCGTCCTCGGTGGTCTCCACGATCGGCTTGCGGAGCACCTTGCCCACGGTGTTGACCGCGACGTCGATCGGTCCGAGCGATCCGGTCGCATCGGCGAAGAGCCGCTCGACGTTCGCCGGGACGGTCAGGTCCCCGGACAGCAGGACGCCCTGCCCCCCGGCGGCCTCGACGGCCTTCAGCGTGTCCTCCGCCTCGGGACGGGACGACTCCGAGTTGTAGTGGATCGCCACGTTCGCCCCGGCCTCGGCGGCCTGCCTGCTGACCAGGCCACCGAGGTTCTTGCCGCCCGCGGCGACGAGCACGTTCTTGCCCTGCAGCGTGTGAGTGGCCATGTCTCCTCCTATATCGACTGACCACTTCTGTGTATCAGAGATACAGAGCGGGTGTCGAGTCGATCCAGACGCCCGTCAGGCCGCGGTGAGGCTCACGCCCGTCAGCTCCTGCGACAGGTCCCAGATCCGCGCCGCGTCCTCCTCGCTGCGCAGCGGCCGGTACAGGTCCTGCTCCCCGGGGCCGCCGCCGAGATGCCCGAGCCCCGTCGGCCCGTAGAGCCGCCCGCCCTGCGCGTCCGCGGACGTCGCGGCCAGCAGCGCGGGCAGCTGCGCCGTCGCGACCGTCCCGATCAGGACCCCCCACCGCGACAGCGCCCGGATCACGTGCACCTGCGGGGTGTCCCGGGTGCGCCCGACCTCGGGCCGGGCGGAGAGCAGGCTCGTCGGCACGACGCCGGGGTGGGACAGGTTGCTGGTGATGCCCCAGCCGCCCGCGCGGCTGCGCCGGTCGAGTTCGAGTCCGAACAGCCCGAGGGCGACCTTCGACTGGCCGTAGGCGCGGGAGCCGTCGTAGGAGCGCTCCCAGTTCGGGTCGTCCCAGTGGATCGCGCCCCGGGCGGCCGCGATGCTGACCTGCGAGGTCACCCGGCCCCGGCCGGCGCGGAGCAGCGGCATCAGGTGCCCGACGAGTGCGACGTGACCGAGGTGGTTCGTGCCGAGCTGCAGCTCGAAGCCGTCGGCCGTCGTCTGCCGGTCCGGCGGGGTCATGACGCCGGCGTTGTTCACCAGCAGGTGGATCGGCCGGTCCTCGCCGCGCAGGGTCTCGCCGAGCCCGGCCACGGACGCCAGCGAGGACAGGTCCAGCTCGCGCAGCGACACGTCGGCGCCGGGGTGCCGCCGGCGGACG
Proteins encoded in this window:
- a CDS encoding SDR family oxidoreductase, with the protein product MATHTLQGKNVLVAAGGKNLGGLVSRQAAEAGANVAIHYNSESSRPEAEDTLKAVEAAGGQGVLLSGDLTVPANVERLFADATGSLGPIDVAVNTVGKVLRKPIVETTEDEYDSMFDINSKAAYFFIKEAGRNLADNGKIVTIVTALLAAFTDGYSTYAGGKSPVEHFTRAAAKEFAERGISVNSVAPGPMDTPFFYPQETPERVEFHRSMAMGNQLTRIEDIAPIVRFLATEGWWITGQTIFANGGYTTR
- a CDS encoding trans-acting enoyl reductase family protein, which codes for MESRVLVYGAYGHTGRFVVAELVRRGLVPVLSGRSTTALDELGAQVPGSEVRPASVDDPAALDAAVRGVSAVVNVAGPFLDTARPLADAAVRAGAHYLDVAAEQAAVQGLYDAYGAPGAAPDVAVVPAMSFYGGLADLLATAATTGWDTIDAVTVGIGLDRWWPTRGTRITGERNTATRLVVDGGQLVPAPAPAPEREWVFPAPIGTQTVVGVPFSEIVTMARHLPATRIENYLASVALGDVRDPATSAPQAVDEHRRSAQVFVVDVVVRRGREDRRIAATGRDIYAVTAPLLVEAVVRLLDGRAQERGVLAPGEAFDAQDFLDSLSAEWLTIDTP
- a CDS encoding TetR/AcrR family transcriptional regulator yields the protein MGHEPPGGTRNRLLRAAADLIAASPGETVPLRAICDAGGVRLPTLYHFFGSKEGLLDAVVEHGFEQYLSAKQEHESSGDPIQDIRDGWDAHVAFGIANPGFYALMYGQVTPGRRPAAQERPTTILLGLTREAAARGRLAVEPDRAAAHILAANIGVTLQQIITARPDPGLSADMREATIAAVTGGSRPAHHPAEEPHLARAAATLLALPDDNTVLAAPETVLLKKWLADIARLPGPAHRPGTSSTP
- a CDS encoding GlxA family transcriptional regulator, with protein sequence MHTLGLALHQDSMLYETAIASEVFGVDRSELSATGEWYDVVVCTPNGVAPGWFPGAEVQDFAALSRVDTVLVPSTSVLDREPDAELLSALRAAYERGARIAALCTGSFVLAAAGLLDGRPATTHWMHAAELADRHPRVDVRANVLYVDDGQVLTSAGKTAALDLCLHLVHLDHGTAAANGLARTLVVPSHRPGGQQQFIVAPADPVVTDELAAALDWARTRLDQPITVQGLADRARLSSRQLARRMLAELGVAPLTWLHDQRIRRAQDLLERTGASVEEIATRCGMGTAATLRRRFRHSLGVSPTAYRAAFRSSHELCPSPG
- a CDS encoding SDR family oxidoreductase; amino-acid sequence: MPRTPDITVPDLRGRRAVVTGASDGVGLGIATRLAAAGAEVVMPVRNPRKGEAAVSAVRRRHPGADVSLRELDLSSLASVAGLGETLRGEDRPIHLLVNNAGVMTPPDRQTTADGFELQLGTNHLGHVALVGHLMPLLRAGRGRVTSQVSIAAARGAIHWDDPNWERSYDGSRAYGQSKVALGLFGLELDRRSRAGGWGITSNLSHPGVVPTSLLSARPEVGRTRDTPQVHVIRALSRWGVLIGTVATAQLPALLAATSADAQGGRLYGPTGLGHLGGGPGEQDLYRPLRSEEDAARIWDLSQELTGVSLTAA